A genomic stretch from Candidatus Thiothrix anitrata includes:
- a CDS encoding OmpA family protein, giving the protein MLLKYPLAMLLATLCISSVCANEVKPEPYPACPDTPVPVGKEDYQPSNLSLQGLTGLYINIDDVINSAKPKNVKLQADLKDAVVKRLEKAGMRLLSKEALEKTPGQPEMSMFPSYPKHLGPFKPGEPRIEYNAQCCTAGIWTSFTQGASTLRHPLLNHKLATWGEGHNTTDCSDTGKWLSEVVLKTVDNFIAAKQKADKDYQVWQKKQGETPAKPKADTPPASTDKPKKDTPPVSDKPATDTPSVASTDKPVELRETTDAEALACDTAILLYAEIFPTAAASISDAKGGILGKIADNMKACPQYRYRIETHADQRSSHEYNDVLSARRAVAIRNYLVDNGVDEEQFDLRFYGKRKPLVDGNNETAWAANRRVMITPIKPK; this is encoded by the coding sequence ATGTTATTGAAATACCCACTGGCAATGCTGCTTGCCACACTCTGCATCAGCAGCGTCTGTGCCAATGAAGTCAAACCTGAACCTTATCCCGCTTGCCCTGATACGCCAGTGCCAGTAGGCAAGGAAGATTACCAACCCAGCAACTTGTCCTTGCAGGGTTTGACTGGGCTATACATCAATATCGACGATGTAATCAACAGTGCCAAACCTAAAAACGTCAAGTTGCAAGCTGACCTGAAAGACGCAGTGGTCAAGCGGTTGGAAAAAGCCGGAATGCGCCTGCTCAGCAAGGAAGCACTGGAGAAAACCCCCGGTCAACCGGAAATGAGCATGTTCCCCAGCTACCCCAAACATCTGGGTCCATTCAAACCGGGCGAACCGCGCATTGAATACAACGCCCAATGCTGCACCGCTGGCATCTGGACATCCTTCACCCAAGGCGCAAGCACGCTGCGCCATCCTTTGCTCAACCACAAATTAGCGACGTGGGGTGAAGGTCACAACACCACCGATTGCAGCGACACCGGCAAATGGCTCAGCGAAGTCGTGCTAAAAACCGTGGATAATTTCATTGCCGCCAAGCAAAAAGCCGACAAAGATTACCAAGTCTGGCAGAAAAAACAGGGGGAAACACCCGCAAAACCAAAGGCAGATACTCCGCCCGCCAGCACTGACAAACCCAAAAAAGATACCCCACCCGTCAGTGACAAACCCGCAACAGATACTCCATCCGTCGCCAGCACTGACAAACCCGTCGAATTGCGTGAAACCACGGATGCCGAAGCACTCGCCTGCGATACTGCCATTTTACTGTACGCGGAAATTTTCCCGACCGCCGCTGCCAGCATCAGTGACGCGAAAGGCGGGATTCTAGGCAAAATCGCCGACAATATGAAAGCCTGCCCACAATACCGTTACCGCATCGAAACCCACGCCGACCAGCGTTCCAGCCATGAATACAATGATGTGCTGTCAGCCCGGCGGGCAGTGGCTATCCGCAATTATCTGGTCGATAACGGGGTGGACGAGGAACAATTTGACCTGCGCTTTTACGGCAAACGCAAACCTTTGGTAGACGGCAATAATGAAACCGCGTGGGCAGCGAACCGGCGTGTCATGATCACGCCGATCAAGCCAAAATAA
- the dnaX gene encoding DNA polymerase III subunit gamma/tau: MSYQVLARKWRPQDFQQMVGQAHVLRALMNALDENRLHHAYLFTGTRGVGKTTLARIFAKCLNCETGVTAKPCGECRSCREIAEGRHVDLIEVDAASRTKVEDTRELLDNVQYSPTRGRFKIYLIDEVHMLSGHSFNALLKTLEEPPPHVKFLFATTDPQKLPVTILSRCLQFNLKRMPVEMISGHLSTVLEQEAIPFSEAALRLLARAADGSMRDALSLTDQAIVTGGGAVSEADVQDMLGLLPHEHLIGLLQAIADDDGQRMLGIVAQMAQLTTDFTAAADSLIALLHSIAVQQVVTRDDADEDIAALAKLLSPADVQLYYQMALYGRRDLPLAPDPRGGLEMLLLRMLAFRLDDGQSQPHSTQVEKKKIVVEAGNPPHPNPPLQGGREHKVPTSFSLPPSPLAGEGLGMGGSNTWHTILPQLNLSGMALPLAQHCLLESITDTHITLLLDESGSTLQSPRAAAQLSEALAQHYGRELQLQFTVTVLTEETPEKRGLREAAERQAAAEAAITNDPFVKQLQETFGAVIVPGSIRPRTNSG, from the coding sequence ATGAGTTATCAAGTTCTTGCACGAAAATGGCGGCCTCAAGACTTCCAGCAAATGGTTGGTCAGGCGCATGTGTTACGTGCCTTGATGAACGCTCTGGATGAAAATCGCCTCCACCACGCTTACTTATTTACCGGCACACGCGGCGTTGGCAAAACCACTCTCGCGCGAATTTTTGCCAAATGCCTCAATTGCGAAACTGGCGTTACCGCGAAACCGTGTGGCGAATGCCGCAGTTGCCGTGAAATCGCCGAAGGTCGTCACGTTGACTTGATTGAAGTCGATGCGGCATCACGCACTAAAGTCGAAGACACCCGCGAATTGCTCGATAATGTGCAATATTCCCCCACACGCGGACGCTTCAAGATTTACCTGATCGACGAAGTACACATGCTTTCCGGGCACAGTTTCAACGCGCTGTTGAAAACACTGGAAGAGCCGCCGCCGCACGTTAAATTCCTGTTTGCGACCACCGACCCGCAAAAATTACCCGTCACCATTTTATCGCGTTGCCTCCAATTCAACCTCAAGCGAATGCCGGTGGAAATGATCAGCGGGCATTTAAGCACGGTGCTGGAACAAGAAGCCATTCCCTTCAGCGAGGCAGCATTGCGGCTGTTGGCGCGTGCCGCTGATGGCAGTATGCGCGATGCGTTGAGCTTGACCGATCAGGCCATTGTGACTGGCGGTGGCGCGGTTAGTGAAGCTGACGTGCAAGACATGCTCGGCTTGTTACCGCACGAACACCTGATTGGTTTGTTACAAGCCATTGCTGATGATGACGGGCAGCGGATGTTGGGTATCGTCGCGCAAATGGCGCAGCTCACTACCGATTTTACCGCTGCGGCTGATAGCTTGATTGCGTTATTACACAGCATTGCGGTGCAGCAAGTGGTAACACGCGACGATGCCGACGAGGATATTGCGGCATTGGCAAAACTGCTGTCACCGGCAGATGTGCAGCTTTATTACCAAATGGCATTGTATGGGCGACGTGATTTACCGTTAGCCCCTGATCCGCGTGGCGGGTTGGAAATGCTGTTGCTGCGGATGCTGGCGTTCCGGCTGGATGATGGTCAATCTCAACCACACTCAACACAGGTTGAGAAAAAAAAAATTGTAGTTGAAGCGGGGAATCCCCCCCACCCTAACCCTCCCCTGCAAGGGGGGAGGGAACACAAAGTGCCTACCTCTTTCTCTTTGCCCCCTTCCCCCCTTGCGGGGGAAGGGTTGGGGATGGGGGGGAGTAACACCTGGCACACCATCCTCCCCCAGCTCAACCTCTCCGGCATGGCCTTGCCATTGGCGCAACATTGTTTGCTGGAAAGCATTACCGACACGCATATCACCTTGTTGCTGGATGAAAGTGGCTCGACCTTGCAAAGCCCTCGCGCTGCTGCGCAATTAAGCGAAGCGTTAGCGCAACATTACGGGCGTGAGCTGCAATTACAATTCACGGTAACGGTGTTAACTGAGGAAACCCCGGAAAAACGCGGGCTGCGTGAGGCTGCCGAACGCCAAGCAGCCGCTGAAGCCGCCATTACCAATGACCCGTTTGTAAAGCAATTACAGGAAACGTTTGGCGCGGTAATTGTACCGGGTAGCATCCGTCCGCGCACAAACAGCGGTTAG
- the opgC gene encoding OpgC domain-containing protein has product MTTQTLRASRTFSDWIPASWAYPETGATRDLRLDYMRGFVIPLLFASHFEYFSALMFIGWERIGVVSTAEIFVMLSGIVVGMVYGKKVKQAGLAAAMPGLVSRSVDLYRISVIMILLIAVIRFIPWIDSTIITTYHSPYSGKTFPLYPGMEAGWATVISKALLLQIGPHQFQIVGMYVVMFILFTPLVFFMLSKHKVGLLLGVSWALYLINLGADPFYRPTNAQFEYAFPILSWQLVYVHGVVAGYYKHEIVQFMSQTDWGKRLVYACIALSLGFIWLTLNHPLDMFPDWAKLHVIPPDTFNYLYNEYFPKNKLGIGRLVNLVVLFVAIYALMTVCWKPLNRALGWFFIPLGQASLYVFFTHIFLLLLIANTPLPGYENFWINTGIHITILVGMWVMVKKEFLFRWIPH; this is encoded by the coding sequence ATGACGACACAGACCCTCCGTGCTTCGCGCACGTTTTCCGATTGGATTCCAGCTAGCTGGGCATACCCCGAAACGGGAGCAACCCGTGATTTACGCCTTGATTACATGCGTGGCTTCGTTATCCCGCTGTTGTTTGCCAGTCATTTTGAATACTTTTCGGCATTAATGTTTATCGGCTGGGAACGCATTGGGGTGGTTTCCACCGCTGAGATTTTCGTCATGCTCTCCGGTATTGTGGTGGGCATGGTGTACGGTAAAAAAGTAAAACAAGCAGGTTTGGCGGCTGCGATGCCGGGGTTGGTGAGCCGATCGGTGGATTTGTACCGCATCAGCGTTATAATGATTTTGTTGATAGCGGTCATCCGTTTTATTCCTTGGATTGACAGCACCATTATTACCACTTACCACAGCCCCTATAGCGGCAAAACTTTCCCGCTTTACCCCGGTATGGAAGCTGGTTGGGCGACGGTGATTAGCAAGGCGTTGTTGTTGCAAATTGGTCCGCACCAGTTTCAGATTGTGGGCATGTACGTGGTGATGTTTATTTTGTTTACGCCACTGGTATTTTTCATGCTCAGTAAACACAAAGTGGGTTTGCTATTGGGCGTAAGCTGGGCGTTGTATTTGATTAATCTGGGTGCTGACCCTTTTTACCGCCCGACGAATGCGCAATTTGAATACGCTTTCCCGATTTTAAGCTGGCAGTTAGTGTATGTGCACGGGGTAGTGGCGGGGTATTATAAACACGAAATTGTGCAGTTTATGAGCCAAACCGATTGGGGTAAACGTTTGGTATACGCTTGTATTGCTTTGTCGCTGGGCTTTATTTGGCTGACCTTGAATCATCCACTGGATATGTTCCCTGATTGGGCGAAATTGCATGTGATACCGCCGGATACCTTCAATTATTTGTACAATGAGTACTTTCCCAAAAATAAGTTGGGTATCGGGCGTTTAGTGAATTTGGTGGTGTTATTCGTGGCGATTTACGCGCTGATGACGGTGTGTTGGAAACCGTTGAATCGCGCCTTGGGGTGGTTTTTTATTCCCTTGGGTCAAGCCTCGTTGTATGTGTTTTTCACGCACATTTTCTTGCTATTGTTGATTGCGAATACGCCGTTGCCGGGGTATGAGAATTTTTGGATTAATACCGGCATTCATATCACGATACTCGTAGGCATGTGGGTGATGGTGAAAAAAGAATTTTTGTTCCGCTGGATTCCCCATTAA
- a CDS encoding NAD(P)/FAD-dependent oxidoreductase, whose product MMDTHNIRRRAFLKTLAAGAAVSVLGFPAIVGAAGQRVVVIGGGTGGATVAKYLRRLDNTLDVTLIEKNPIYTTCYMSNEVLSGDRTLESLQFNYDGLKAHGVKIVIDEVTGIDYAGQLVLTKGGTSYPYDRCVVSPGIDFRYEQIAGYSEAAIATVPHAWKAGAQTLVLRDQLHAMPNGGTVVLAAPPNPYRCPPAPYERASQIAYYLKQHKPNSKVIILDPKPNFTKQALFEQAWTELYGYKSSNALIEWWSGDTKAAGVVEVDVASKTAITQFGDRVQGAVLNVIPPQKAGKLAFDADLVDSTGWCPVNKLTFESTRHPKVHVIGDACMADSLPKSGFAANSEAKVCASAIHALLNGEELESPSFSNGCYSLVGKDYAISVVGVYRLSDDGKLVENIPGSGGVSAATTTAQDRLFDASYAYSWYNNFTQDVFR is encoded by the coding sequence ATGATGGACACTCACAACATTCGCCGCAGAGCATTCCTGAAAACGCTGGCAGCCGGGGCAGCCGTTAGCGTATTGGGTTTCCCCGCGATTGTCGGGGCAGCCGGTCAGCGCGTGGTGGTGATTGGTGGAGGAACCGGCGGGGCAACCGTTGCTAAATACTTACGCCGCCTTGATAACACGTTGGATGTTACCCTGATCGAAAAAAATCCGATTTACACTACTTGCTACATGAGCAACGAAGTCTTGAGTGGCGACCGTACCTTGGAGTCGTTGCAATTCAATTACGATGGCTTGAAAGCACACGGGGTGAAAATCGTTATTGATGAAGTCACTGGAATTGATTACGCCGGACAATTGGTGTTAACCAAGGGCGGCACTAGCTACCCGTATGACCGCTGCGTGGTGTCACCGGGGATTGATTTCCGTTACGAGCAGATTGCCGGTTACAGTGAAGCGGCGATTGCAACCGTCCCCCATGCTTGGAAAGCCGGGGCGCAAACGCTGGTGTTACGTGACCAATTACATGCCATGCCGAATGGCGGCACGGTGGTGCTTGCTGCCCCGCCTAACCCGTACCGTTGCCCACCAGCACCGTATGAACGTGCCAGCCAGATTGCTTATTACCTGAAACAGCACAAGCCGAATTCCAAGGTGATTATTCTTGATCCCAAACCCAATTTCACCAAGCAAGCCCTGTTTGAACAGGCGTGGACGGAGCTGTACGGCTACAAGAGCAGCAATGCCTTGATTGAATGGTGGTCAGGCGATACTAAAGCCGCCGGGGTGGTGGAAGTGGATGTGGCTTCCAAAACGGCTATTACCCAGTTCGGCGACCGAGTGCAGGGGGCGGTGCTGAATGTGATTCCACCGCAAAAGGCGGGCAAACTGGCGTTTGATGCCGATTTAGTGGATAGCACTGGCTGGTGTCCGGTCAACAAGCTGACCTTTGAATCGACTCGCCACCCTAAAGTGCATGTGATCGGTGATGCCTGCATGGCGGATTCCTTGCCCAAATCCGGTTTTGCGGCGAATTCCGAAGCCAAGGTGTGCGCGTCTGCCATCCATGCGCTGTTGAATGGGGAGGAGCTGGAAAGCCCGTCATTTTCCAACGGCTGTTACAGTCTGGTAGGGAAGGATTATGCGATTTCCGTGGTTGGCGTGTATCGCTTGTCAGACGATGGCAAACTGGTGGAAAACATTCCGGGCAGTGGTGGCGTGTCTGCCGCTACAACCACCGCCCAAGACCGTTTGTTTGATGCTAGCTATGCGTATAGTTGGTACAACAATTTTACCCAAGATGTGTTCCGCTAA
- a CDS encoding cellulose binding domain-containing protein: protein MNKSQNGRLAALSFFRFRWFLLYGLIASLLFVLSPSALAATACKVNYSIPSQWGNGFTANVNITNTGDPWTAWSIKWDMPNNQKITGLWNGAYTQNGTTVTVKNASWNRNVAQGASAQFGFNGSHTGTNAIPTNVSVNGVLCEGNPTPPPPPVTACSVIYSLPAVWGTGFTADVMVKNTGTAVSNWTVTWDMPNAQKVTGLWNGQYQQSDSKVTVSPADWNRNIATGGMIQFGFNGSHSGLNNIPGNVSLNGVKCAGQVDPPPPPPPSCSVDYQIQTQWDNGFTGAIVIKNTGAPWNGWQTTWTMPTGQQITQGWNGTFSQITDKVTVSNVDYNKVIGLNSSISFGFNASHTGLNLKPIDVAVNGTRCSGQADTLVLPPNTPDQLQANLVDNHYARLAWADNSTTEDNMVLERRDNGGNWAVLTTLAANTTQHQDTTLVIARNYEYRVKAVNASGASGYSDIVSVKRQDRNDIRATMLVNNCAACHGTDGYSTGLGTPSIAGLEKNYLIRTMKAYRTGERASTVMGRIAKGYSDLQIERMSDYLSQLSFKPAAQTTDQTLVNRGKTVHENHCIGCHTGTGNDPTLTSTRLEGQWATYLHATLEDYYADRNSNIPDGMADQMRNLKSLYGDDVLQALAQYYAADATAKAGGDSGGGDSGGGDSGGGDSGGGDSGGGDSGGGDSGGGDSGGGDSGGGDSGGGDSGGGDSGGGDSGGGDSGGGDSGGGDSGNTSPAAPSNLTSFVVDNSKVNLSWQDNSNNETGFHIERRTTGTDDTAWARLAELGSNVRAYVDDTVTMGMSYDYRIGAFNAQGSTQSTVVNAALQTVLQYGQAEYQRQGCASCHGVDGKGGFTNLPMTKYTSSHMTTLTNIIRDTMPPGNPGACQNGCASAIASYITDVLTPNANGDDGGGEQACAGSPPAGVRSLRLLTRQEYQNTVNDLLGLQLDLLHKLPEENRVDGFDNNTAQNQITSLRMEAFLGQAEQLAAQAVLQSWNKLLPCTQQDAACGRQFIQTFGKRAFRRPLTTAEADTFAVNFSGVTFRDAVEKTVMGMLMSPNFLYRSELGEAQADGTYKLTPYEVASSLSYLFWGSMPDATLMQAADQNALETPQQRISQASRLLADPRSRQQVGNFVGQWLLKTNPYALPPKDGSVYPAYTDQVKLAMSQELINFFNHVAFDSTQTFRELYEADYVIANKTLTDFYHLGGATDSNFSKIPVTDGSRHGILTLGAILARYANSNESHPFKRGRFFFERVLCHDLPEAANMGVVEAPDPDPNMTTRERFAFHSNSGTSCFSCHQYLDGPGFNFEKYDGAGQFRQLENGSLINAFGLLRGMETYTPTEQLNVNDLAHLSQLVADSPTAAQCLAKQYYRYTTGRRETSADSCALDSYIQTYADNGYNLQTMLLGIVNAPNFTLRRAQ from the coding sequence ATGAATAAGTCCCAAAACGGCAGACTTGCCGCCTTATCTTTTTTCCGTTTCAGATGGTTTCTGTTATACGGGTTAATTGCATCCTTACTGTTCGTACTTAGTCCCTCTGCCTTAGCTGCAACAGCCTGCAAAGTCAATTACTCTATTCCTAGTCAATGGGGCAACGGTTTCACTGCCAATGTCAACATCACCAATACTGGCGATCCTTGGACAGCTTGGTCTATCAAATGGGATATGCCAAATAACCAGAAAATTACCGGACTGTGGAATGGGGCTTACACTCAAAATGGCACAACCGTTACCGTCAAAAATGCAAGCTGGAATCGCAATGTAGCGCAAGGTGCGAGTGCTCAATTTGGTTTTAATGGCTCACACACTGGCACTAACGCAATCCCAACCAATGTATCCGTCAATGGCGTGTTATGTGAAGGCAACCCCACACCACCACCTCCGCCAGTCACGGCTTGTTCCGTTATTTACAGTCTGCCAGCGGTGTGGGGAACAGGTTTTACCGCCGATGTCATGGTGAAAAACACTGGCACAGCCGTCAGCAATTGGACAGTTACGTGGGACATGCCCAACGCACAAAAAGTGACAGGATTATGGAACGGGCAATACCAACAAAGTGACAGCAAAGTCACGGTGTCACCCGCTGATTGGAACCGCAATATCGCCACCGGCGGGATGATCCAGTTTGGTTTTAATGGCTCGCACAGCGGCCTGAATAATATCCCCGGCAATGTTTCCCTCAATGGCGTGAAATGCGCAGGACAAGTGGATCCCCCTCCCCCACCACCACCGTCTTGCAGTGTCGATTACCAGATTCAAACCCAATGGGATAACGGCTTCACTGGCGCAATCGTCATCAAAAATACCGGTGCACCTTGGAATGGCTGGCAAACCACATGGACCATGCCAACCGGACAACAGATTACTCAAGGCTGGAATGGCACATTTAGCCAAATCACCGATAAAGTGACGGTTAGCAATGTGGATTACAACAAAGTTATTGGGTTAAACAGCAGCATTTCTTTCGGATTCAATGCCTCTCACACCGGTTTAAACCTTAAGCCGATTGACGTAGCAGTGAATGGCACACGATGCAGCGGTCAGGCAGACACACTGGTATTACCGCCTAACACGCCTGATCAACTGCAAGCGAACTTGGTAGACAACCATTACGCTAGGTTGGCATGGGCAGATAACAGCACCACAGAGGATAATATGGTCTTGGAGCGTCGCGACAATGGCGGCAACTGGGCAGTGCTGACAACGTTAGCGGCGAATACTACCCAGCATCAGGACACTACGTTAGTCATTGCACGCAACTACGAATACCGGGTGAAAGCAGTCAACGCATCCGGCGCGTCGGGTTACAGCGATATAGTCAGCGTCAAGCGTCAAGACCGTAACGACATTCGTGCCACCATGCTCGTCAATAATTGTGCTGCTTGCCACGGCACTGACGGTTACAGCACCGGCTTAGGCACACCCAGCATCGCAGGGTTGGAGAAAAACTACTTAATTCGCACCATGAAAGCGTATCGCACCGGCGAACGTGCTTCAACTGTCATGGGGCGTATTGCTAAAGGTTATAGCGATCTGCAAATCGAGCGCATGTCAGACTATTTATCACAATTGTCTTTCAAACCGGCGGCACAAACAACCGATCAAACGCTGGTAAACCGAGGAAAAACAGTGCATGAAAATCACTGTATTGGCTGCCATACCGGAACAGGCAATGATCCGACGCTGACATCAACCCGTTTAGAGGGGCAATGGGCAACCTATTTACACGCCACGCTGGAAGATTATTACGCTGATCGCAACAGCAATATACCGGATGGCATGGCAGATCAAATGCGAAATCTGAAATCGCTCTATGGCGATGATGTGTTACAGGCATTGGCACAATACTACGCGGCGGACGCAACAGCCAAAGCGGGTGGTGACTCCGGTGGTGGTGATTCCGGTGGTGGTGATTCCGGCGGTGGTGATTCCGGTGGTGGTGATTCCGGTGGTGGTGATTCCGGTGGTGGTGATTCCGGTGGTGGCGATTCCGGCGGTGGCGATTCCGGCGGTGGCGATTCCGGCGGTGGCGATTCCGGCGGTGGCGATTCCGGCGGTGGCGATTCCGGCGGTGGCGATTCCGGCGGTGGCGATTCCGGCGGTGGTGATTCCGGTAACACCTCACCTGCTGCACCCAGCAATTTAACGAGTTTTGTGGTAGATAACAGCAAGGTCAACCTTAGCTGGCAAGACAATAGCAACAACGAAACAGGTTTCCACATCGAACGCCGCACCACAGGAACCGATGACACCGCATGGGCGCGACTGGCGGAACTCGGCAGTAATGTACGCGCCTACGTTGATGACACCGTAACGATGGGCATGAGCTACGATTACCGCATCGGTGCATTCAACGCTCAAGGCAGTACCCAAAGCACAGTGGTCAATGCTGCGTTGCAAACCGTGTTGCAATACGGGCAGGCTGAATACCAGCGGCAGGGTTGTGCCAGTTGCCACGGCGTGGATGGTAAAGGTGGTTTTACCAACTTGCCCATGACCAAGTACACCAGCAGTCACATGACCACACTGACCAACATTATTCGTGACACCATGCCACCGGGGAATCCGGGTGCGTGTCAGAATGGCTGTGCCTCGGCGATTGCCAGCTACATTACCGACGTGCTGACACCCAATGCGAATGGCGACGATGGCGGCGGTGAGCAAGCCTGTGCAGGTTCACCACCAGCGGGCGTGCGTAGTCTGCGCTTACTAACACGTCAGGAATACCAAAACACTGTCAATGACTTACTCGGTTTGCAACTTGATCTGCTGCATAAGTTGCCAGAAGAAAACCGTGTGGATGGTTTTGACAACAATACCGCGCAGAACCAGATAACCAGTTTGCGAATGGAAGCCTTCCTCGGTCAGGCAGAACAACTGGCTGCCCAAGCGGTACTGCAAAGCTGGAATAAATTGTTGCCTTGCACTCAGCAAGATGCAGCATGTGGGCGGCAGTTTATCCAGACCTTTGGCAAACGTGCCTTCCGTCGCCCTTTGACCACGGCTGAAGCGGATACTTTCGCGGTCAATTTCAGCGGCGTGACGTTCCGCGATGCGGTGGAAAAAACCGTGATGGGCATGTTGATGTCACCGAATTTCCTGTATCGCTCAGAATTGGGCGAAGCGCAGGCGGATGGCACTTACAAGCTCACACCTTACGAGGTTGCCAGCAGTTTGTCCTATTTATTCTGGGGCAGTATGCCGGATGCAACCCTGATGCAAGCGGCTGATCAAAATGCACTGGAAACCCCGCAACAGCGCATTAGCCAAGCCTCACGCTTGCTGGCTGACCCGCGTAGCCGTCAACAAGTGGGCAATTTCGTCGGGCAATGGTTGTTGAAAACCAACCCGTATGCGTTACCACCGAAAGACGGTAGCGTGTACCCGGCATACACTGATCAAGTAAAGTTGGCAATGTCGCAAGAGTTGATTAATTTCTTCAATCATGTGGCATTTGATTCCACCCAAACTTTCCGTGAGTTGTATGAAGCGGATTATGTCATCGCCAATAAAACGCTGACAGATTTCTACCACTTGGGTGGAGCTACTGACAGTAACTTCAGCAAAATACCCGTCACTGACGGTTCACGTCACGGCATCCTCACCCTCGGTGCAATACTGGCGCGTTACGCCAATAGCAATGAATCACACCCCTTCAAGCGCGGACGCTTCTTCTTTGAACGGGTGTTGTGCCATGACTTACCGGAAGCTGCCAACATGGGCGTGGTGGAAGCTCCAGACCCTGATCCGAATATGACCACACGAGAGCGGTTTGCCTTCCATAGTAATTCAGGAACCAGTTGTTTCAGTTGCCACCAATATCTGGATGGCCCCGGATTCAACTTTGAGAAATACGACGGTGCGGGGCAATTCCGTCAGCTTGAAAACGGCAGTTTGATCAATGCTTTTGGTCTGTTGCGAGGCATGGAAACTTACACACCAACGGAGCAACTCAATGTGAATGACTTGGCGCACCTGAGTCAGTTGGTTGCCGATAGCCCGACTGCCGCACAATGTCTGGCAAAACAGTATTACCGTTACACCACCGGACGCAGGGAAACCAGTGCGGACAGTTGCGCATTGGATAGCTACATCCAGACATACGCGGATAATGGCTACAACCTGCAAACCATGCTGTTGGGCATTGTCAATGCCCCTAACTTCACACTGCGTCGGGCGCAATAA
- a CDS encoding DUF1552 domain-containing protein, whose protein sequence is MSTSNERRAFLKWAVAGIGAAALPFASMAYANDTAPRRAIFVYFPDGMRPENWHAQGTGTNFILPRMTAPLERVRQHCVFLSGVDMLGAGSTHEGGILKLLTGADGRSNDRAVSLDYYLGQTFKTQTVKPHLNLNIVPVWDSAGVTFDFNGLRVAPEANPLSAFESLFGINSNSNFLDQRRLNVISQSLNEINALRNRLGTLEQAKLDTHVESLRELERKLTANTGGCPAWNFNPTGFKVTRTGFWNNPEYRDKHYMGVVSSLQMDVAVHALACDLTRVVTLTWGHSVNESEIPESGSGMTCHGASHSGGEDFIKIKAWYTEQLARLIEQLASVPEGNGTLLDNTLIFVGSDLAHGGWHNHADMPFIIAGGRNAGISGGRSLRYTATPHNKILVSIAQFMGQNINRFGNQDSNPGALPGLIG, encoded by the coding sequence ATGAGTACTAGCAACGAACGGCGGGCTTTTCTGAAATGGGCAGTGGCAGGCATAGGTGCAGCAGCATTGCCATTTGCCAGCATGGCTTACGCTAACGATACCGCACCGCGCCGCGCCATTTTCGTGTACTTCCCTGACGGGATGCGCCCCGAAAACTGGCACGCGCAAGGCACTGGAACCAACTTTATCCTGCCACGCATGACCGCACCGTTGGAGCGGGTGCGTCAGCATTGCGTGTTCCTCAGTGGCGTGGATATGTTGGGGGCAGGTTCAACCCATGAAGGTGGTATCTTAAAACTGCTCACGGGTGCAGACGGGCGCAGCAATGATAGAGCCGTCAGCCTCGATTACTATTTGGGGCAAACGTTTAAAACGCAAACAGTCAAACCTCATCTCAATCTCAATATTGTGCCGGTATGGGATAGTGCGGGTGTTACGTTTGACTTTAACGGCTTACGGGTTGCCCCCGAAGCAAACCCACTGTCAGCGTTTGAGTCGTTATTCGGCATCAACTCAAACAGTAATTTTCTTGATCAACGTCGCCTGAACGTCATTAGTCAATCACTCAATGAAATTAATGCGTTACGCAATAGACTCGGCACGTTGGAACAAGCGAAACTGGATACGCATGTCGAATCCTTACGGGAACTTGAGCGTAAACTCACCGCCAATACCGGCGGTTGTCCCGCATGGAATTTTAACCCGACCGGTTTCAAAGTGACCCGCACCGGCTTTTGGAATAACCCGGAATACCGCGATAAGCATTACATGGGGGTGGTCAGCAGCTTACAAATGGATGTGGCGGTTCACGCACTTGCCTGTGATCTAACCCGCGTTGTCACCCTTACGTGGGGGCATTCGGTGAATGAGTCAGAAATTCCCGAATCCGGCAGTGGCATGACTTGCCACGGGGCCTCGCATTCCGGCGGTGAGGATTTCATTAAAATCAAGGCTTGGTATACCGAACAACTCGCCCGGCTGATTGAGCAACTCGCCAGTGTGCCCGAAGGTAACGGTACGTTGCTGGACAACACCCTAATTTTTGTGGGCAGCGATTTGGCACACGGAGGTTGGCATAACCATGCCGATATGCCATTCATTATTGCCGGTGGCAGGAATGCGGGCATCAGTGGCGGGCGCAGCTTGCGTTATACCGCCACTCCGCACAATAAAATACTGGTGTCGATTGCTCAGTTTATGGGGCAAAACATCAACCGTTTCGGCAATCAAGACAGCAATCCGGGCGCGTTACCCGGTTTGATCGGTTAG